In a single window of the Carassius carassius chromosome 26, fCarCar2.1, whole genome shotgun sequence genome:
- the LOC132105639 gene encoding filamin-C-like isoform X5: MMSNNTYFDQQLPPQYYQGTDNGEDGDEEMPATEKDLAEDAPWKKIQQNTFTRWCNEHLKCLNKKINDLQKDLSDGLKLIGLLEVLSQKKMYRKYHARPNFRQMKLENVSVALEFLEREHIKLVSIDSKAIVDGNLKLILGLIWTLILHYSISMPMWEDEDDEDARKLTPKQRLLGWIQNKVPQLPINNFHRDWRDGKALGALVDNCAPGLCPDWETWDPSQPVENAREAMQQADDWLGVPQVIAPEEIVDPNVDEHSVMTYLSQFPKAKLKPGAPLRSKTLHPKRAKAYGPGIEPRGNVVLRPAEFVVETVEAGLGEVLVYVEDPEGHTEEARVIPKNDRNRSYSVVYVPKVEGLHKVKVLFAGQDIERSPFLVNVSKALGDPNKVQARGPGLEPVGNVASKPTYFDIYTAGAGAGDVGVIIVDSQGCRDTVEIILENKGDSVFRCTYGPILEGPHTIYVTFAGQQIPRSPFTVHISEAPPSGRQIGSPVHIIPQSLRTPPSEKAKKMPPPTPPKPRRPTSNPNACRAIGRGLQPKGVRVKEVADFKVYTKGAGSGELRVQVKGPRGGDEPVKVQELGDGVYECDYYPIFTGKYIITITWGGHAIPRSPFEVVISEDAGPQKVRAWGPGLETGMVGKSADFVVEAIGTEVGTLGFSIEGPSQAKIECDDKGDGSCDVLYWPTEPGDYAVHVICDDEDIKDSPFMAHILPAANDVFPEKIKCYGPGLEPTGCIVNKPAEFTIDARGAGRGHLQIYAQDSEGFPINIQITDNGDSRYFCIYIPTKPIKHTIVITWGEVNVPNSPFRVAIGEGSHPENVKVHGPGVEKTGLKASEPTYFTVDCSEAGQGDVSIGIKCAPGVVGPAEADIDFDIIKNDNDTFTVKYTPPGAGRYTIMVLFADQEIPISPFRIKVDPSHDANKVKAEGPGLNKTGVEVGKPTHFTIYTKGAGKATPEVHFTTAGKGEAVSDFEIIDNHDYSFTVRYTALQQGNMSISVCHGGDPIPKSPFTITVAPPLDLNKVKVQGLNNKVDVGKDEEFTINTRGAGGQGKVDVKITSPSRRPIPCKVESGTSNEVYTVKYIPPEEGPYKVDINYDGNPVPGSPFTVEGEMPPDPSKVRAYGPGLKGGIVGKPAPFAIDTKGAGTGGLGLTVEGPCEAKIECQDNGDGSCSVSYLPTEPGEYSINILFADAHIPGSPFKAMVQSVFDPSKVTASGPGLERGKVNEAASFTVDCSKAGEAELTIEIISDSGAQAEVHVQNNSDGTYSITYIPPFHGMYTITIKYGGHAVPKFPARVQVDPALDTSGIKVYGPGVEPRGVLREVTTHFVIDTRVHSKMGGNHVKVRIVNPSGAKTDSYITDKGDGTYRVEYTAFEDGVHLIEVLYDDVPVPKSPFRVAVTEGCDPSRVRAYGPGLEEGLVNKPNRFTVETRGAGTGGLGLAIEGPSEAKMSCKDNKDGSCSVEYIPFTPGEYDVNITFGGLPIPGSPFRVPVRELVDPSKVKCSGPGLGSGVRAHVPQTFTMDCSKAGLALLEVLLYGPTGMTEPVNITDNGDGTHTVTYTPAKDGPYTVCVKYADQEVPRSPFKIKVLPAHDASKVRASGPGLNASGVPASLPVEFTIDARDAGEGLLTVQILDPEGKPKKANIRDNRDGTYTVSYVPDTTGRYTITIKYGGDEIPYSPYRIHALPSGDASKCLVTVSIGGHGLGSGLGPTIQIGEETVITVDAKAAGKGKVTCKVSTPDGAELDVDVVENADGTFDIYYTAPEPGKYVITIRFGGEHIPNSPFHVVASDTIPIIEEPCDKLQLQQPYTPYQGYTPHWATEEPVTAVDAMEPMLRPFNLVIPFTVQKGEITGEVRMPSGKTARPHITDNKDGTVTVKYAPTEKGLHEMDIKYDGNHIPGSPLQFYVDTINSGHVNAYGPGLSHGMVNKPATFTIVTKDAGEGGLSLAVEGPSKAEISCKDNKDGTCTVSYLPTAPGDYNIIVKFDDKHIAGSPFTAKITGDDSMRTSELNVGTSTDVSLKITETDLSSLTASIRAPSGNEEPCLLKRLPNRHIGISFTPKEVGEHVVSVKKNGKHVTNSPFKIMVGQSEIGDASKVKVFGKGLIEGHTFEVAEFIVDTRTAGYGGLGLSIEGPSKVDINCSDVEDGTCKVTYCPTEPGTYIINIKFADQHVPGSPFTVKVLGEGRMKESITRKRQAPSIASVGSTCDLNLKIPGESGTQEMTAQVTSPSGNTEDAEIIEGEDSTYSVRFVPQEMGPHTVNVKYRGQHVPGSPFQFTVGPLGEGGAHKVRAGGTGLDRGVAGVPAEFSIWTREAGAGGLSIAVEGPSKAEISFEDRKDGSCGVAYVVQEPGDYEVSIKFNDEHIPDSPFIVPIASVSDDGRLLTVTSLQEMGLKVNQEASFAVQLNGARGAIDAKVHTPSGAVEECYITELDNDKHAIRFIPRENGVHSIDVRFNGSHIPGSPFKIRVGEPGQAGDPGMVTAFGAGLEGGTTGVPSDFIVNTCNAGSGALSVTIDGPSKVKMDCQECPEGYKVTYTPMAPGSYLISIKYGGPQHIVGSPFKAKVSGTRLSGGHSLHETSSVLVETVMKSSSVAGSFSTLPKFSSDASKVISRGAGLSKAFIGQKNTFTVDCSKAGTNMLMVGVHGPKTPCEEVYVKHMGNRMYNVTYTVKEKGDYILIVKWGEEMVPGSPFHVTVP, translated from the exons ACGACTGGCTCGGTGTGCCTCAG GTGATTGCACCTGAGGAGATCGTGGATCCTAATGTGGACGAGCACTCAGTGATGACCTACCTGTCTCAGTTCCCCAAAGCCAAACTCAAGCCTGGTGCCCCACTGCGATCTAAAACCCTGCACCCCAAGAGAGCCAAGGCCTATGGTCCAG GGATTGAGCCCAGAGGTAATGTTGTGTTGAGGCCAGCTGAGTTTGTGGTGGAGACCGTGGAGGCCGGGCTTGGAGAGGTGTTGGTGTACGTCGAGGATCCAGAAGGCCACACAGAAGAG GCCAGGGTAATTCCCAAGAATGACAGGAACAGGAGTTACTCTGTGGTCTATGTCCCGAAAGTGGAGGGCCTGCATAAG GTGAAGGTGTTGTTTGCTGGACAGGACATTGAAAGAAGCCCTTTCCTAGTAAATGTGTCTAAAGCACTGGGTGATCCAAACAAGGTCCAGGCCCGTGGGCCAGGTTTGGAACCGGTGGGCAATGTGGCCAGTAAACCCACATATTTTGACATCTACACAGCAG GTGCAGGAGCAGGCGATGTCGGTGTGATCATTGTAGACTCTCAGGGCTGCAGAGACACAGTGGAGATCATTCTGGAAAACAAGGGGGACAGTGTTTTCCGCTGCACATACGGCCCCATTTTGGAGGGCCCTCacactatatatgtgacattcgcTGGCCAGCAGATACCCAGAAGCCCTTTCACTGTCCACATCTCAGAGG CTCCTCCGAGTGGCCGGCAGATCGGCTCCCCGGTTCACATAATCCCTCAGTCTTTACGCACGCCGCCCTCAGAAAAGGCCAAGAAAATGCCTCCCCCAACACCACCCAAACCCAGGCGACCAA CAAGCAACCCCAATGCCTGTCGGGCCATCGGGCGCGGCCTGCAGCCCAAGGGTGTGCGTGTGAAGGAGGTGGCCGACTTTAAGGTGTACACGAAGGGAGCAGGCAGTGGAGAACTGCGTGTTCAAGTCAAAGGGCCAA GAGGTGGCGATGAGCCTGTGAAGGTGCAAGAGCTGGGTGACGGTGTGTATGAATGTGATTACTACCCCATTTTCACTGGAAAATACATTATCACCATTACTTGGGGTGGCCACGCCATTCCCCGCAG cCCATTTGAGGTGGTCATAAGTGAAGATGCAGGCCCTCAGAAGGTGAGGGCTTGGGGTCCAGGCTTGGAGACAGGCATGGTTGGCAAATCAGCTGACTTTGTGGTCGAGGCCATTGGCACTGAGGTTGGAACTCTGG GTTTCTCCATTGAAGGCCCCTCACAGGCTAAGATAGAGTGTGATGATAAGGGAGATGGATCTTGTGATGTTTTGTACTGGCCCACTGAGCCTGGTGACTATGCGGTCCATGTCATCTGTGATGATGAAGATATCAAAGACAGCCCATTCATGGCCCACATCCTCCCTGCAGCCAATGACGTCTTTCCTGAAAAG ATTAAGTGCTACGGCCCTGGGCTAGAACCAACCGGGTGCATTGTAAACAAACCTGCTGAATTTACAATTGACGCCCGTGGAGCTGGAAGAGGACATCTACAGATTTACGCTCAG GACTCAGAAGGCTTCCCAATCAACATCCAGATCACAGATAATGGTGACAGCAGATATTTCTGCATCTACATACCCACCAAGCCCATCAAACACACTATCGTCATCACCTGGGGAGAGGTCAACGTTCCCAACAGTCCATTCAGG GTGGCCATTGGAGAAGGCAGTCATCCAGAGAACGTGAAGGTTCATGGACCTGGAGTAGAGAAGACTGGCTTGAAGGCCAGTGAACCCACATACTTTACTGTGGATTGCAGTGAGGCCGGACAAG GAGATGTCAGCATTGGGATTAAATGTGCTCCTGGCGTGGTGGGACCTGCCGAAGCAGATATTGATTTTGATATCATTAAAAATGACAATGACACATTCACAGTGAAGTATACGCCCCCTGGAGCAGGACGGTACACCATCATGGTGCTATTTGCTGATCAA GAAATTCCAATCAGCCCCTTCCGTATCAAAGTTGATCCATCCCATGATGCCAATAAAGTGAAAGCAGAGGGTCCCGGACTCAACAAGACAG GTGTGGAAGTGGGCAAGCCGACCCACTTCACGATCTACACTAAAGGAGCAGGCAAGGCAACACCTGAGGTTCACTTTACCACAGCTGGGAAAGGAGAAGCCGTCAGTGACTTTGAGATCATCGATAACCATGACTATTCTTTCACTGTGCGTTACACTGCGTTACAGCAG GGTAACATGAGCATATCTGTGTGCCATGGTGGTGACCCCATCCCCAAAAGCCCTTTTACCATCACTGTTGCTCCTCCTTTGGATCTCAACAAGGTCAAAGTTCAAGGACTCAACAACA AAGTCGATGTAGGGAAAGATGAGGAGTTTACCATTAACACACGTGGTGCGGGAGGTCAAGGAAAGGTGGACGTCAAGATTACATCACCTTCTCGCCGGCCAATCCCGTGCAAGGTTGAATCTGGAACATCCAATGAGGTGTACACTGTTAAATACATTCCCCCGGAAGAGGGGCCCTACAAAGTGGACATCAACTATGATGGAAACCCTGTGCCTGGAAGTCCTTTCACGGTAGAGGGAGAGATGCCTCCAGATCCCTCAAAG GTACGAGCCTATGGCCCTGGCCTAAAGGGAGGTATTGTGGGTAAACCCGCTCCATTTGCCATCGACACCAAAGGTGCAGGTACAGGGGGTCTCGGGCTGACTGTGGAGGGTCCATGTGAAGCCAAGATTGAGTGCCAGGACAATGGAGATGGATCTTGCTCGGTATCCTATCTGCCCACTGAGCCTGGAGAGTATTCCATCAACATCCTTTTTGCTGATGCTCACATCCCTGGTTCTCCCTTCAAAGCCATGGTGCAGTCTGTCTTTGACCCCAGCAAGGTCACAGCTAGCGGACCAGGGCTGGAGAGAGGAAAGGTCAATGAAGCGGCTTCGTTCACAGTGGACTGCTCTAAAGCAGGCGAGGCGGAGTTGACCATTGAGATTATTTCAGATTCAGGAGCGCAGGCTGAGGTTCATGTCCAGAATAACAGTGATGGAACATATTCTATCACCTACATCCCTCCTTTCCATGGAATGTACACCATCACGATTAAATATGGAGGACATGCAGTGCCGAAGTTCCCTGCGAGGGTTCAGGTGGATCCTGCTCTCGATACAAGTGGAATCAAGGTCTACGGTCCAGGAGTGGAACCCAGAG GGGTGCTTCGAGAGGTCACTACACATTTTGTCATTGACACTCGGGTTCACAGCAAGATGGGTGGAAACCACGTCAAAGTTCGTATTGTTAACCCATCAGGTGCCAAAACTGATTCGTACATCACTGACAAAGGAGATGGCACTTATAGAGTGGAGTATACAGCATTTGAGGATG GTGTGCATCTGATAGAGGTGCTGTATGATGATGTACCTGTGCCTAAGAGCCCGTTTAGGGTGGCGGTAACCGAAGGTTGTGATCCCAGCCGTGTACGTGCCTATGGTCCTGGTCTGGAAGAGGGTCTGGTCAACAAACCCAACCGCTTCACTGTGGAGACCAG GGGTGCTGGCACAGGTGGTCTTGGATTGGCCATCGAGGGTCCATCAGAAGCTAAGATGTCTTGTAAAGATAACAAAGATGGCAGCTGTAGCGTGGAGTATATTCCTTTCACTCCTGGAGAATATGACGTCAACATTACTTTCGGAGGTCTGCCTATCCCAG GTAGCCCATTCAGGGTGCCTGTGAGGGAGCTAGTGGATCCAAGTAAGGTGAAGTGTTCTGGTCCTGGTTTGGGAAGCGGAGTAAGAGCCCACGTTCCTCAAACCTTCACCATGGACTGCAGCAAAGCTGGACTCGCCCTGCTAGAGGTGCTTCTGTATGGACCCACAG GGATGACAGAGCCAGTGAATATCACAGACAACGGTGATGGCACACACACGGTGACCTACACTCCTGCTAAAGATGGACCTTACACTGTGTGTGTCAAATATGCAGACCAAGAAGTGCCACGCAG TCCGTTTAAGATCAAGGTGTTGCCTGCTCATGATGCCAGTAAAGTTCGTGCCAGCGGTCCGGGACTGAACGCTTCCGGTGTTCCCGCCAGCCTGCCGGTGGAGTTCACCATCGATGCCCGTGATGCAGGCGAGGGGCTTCTCACCGTACAGATACTG GACCCAGAAGGAAAACCAAAGAAAGCCAACATTCGAGATAACAGAGATGGAACATACACCGTGTCCTACGTCCCAGATACGACAGGACGCTACACTATTACAATCAAATATGGTGGAGATGAGATCCCATACTCACCCTATCGCATACATGCGCTGCCCAGTGGAGATGCCAGCAAATGCCTTGTAACAG TGTCAATTGGGGGACATGGAttgg GCTCTGGGCTCGGACCCACTATTCAAATTGGCGAGGAGACCGTTATCACTGTGGATGCAAAGGCTGCTGGGAAGGGTAAAGTCACCTGCAAAGTGTCAACTCCAGACGGGGCAGAGCTAGACGTGGATGTGGTGGAGAACGCAGACGGGACATTTGATATCTATTATACTGCTCCAGAGCCTGGGAAATATGTCATAACCATTCGCTTTGGAGGAGAGCACATTCCCAACAGCCCCTTCCATGTGGTG GCATCTGATACCATCCCTATAATCGAGGAACCATGTGATAAACTACAGTTACAGCAGCCCTACACCCCCTACCAGGGCTACACCCCTCACTGG GCCACAGAGGAACCAGTCACTGCAGTGGATGCCATGGAGCCAATGCTCCGCCCATTCAATCTGGTCATTCCATTTACTGTGCAAAAGGGGGAGATTACAG gtgaggTACGCATGCCCTCTGGTAAAACTGCCCGTCCACACATCACTGATAACAAGGACGGGACTGTGACGGTCAAATATGCCCCCACTGAGAAGGGCCTACATGAGATGGACATCAAATATGATGGCAACCACATACCAG GAAGTCCGCTGCAGTTCTATGTGGATACTATTAACAGCGGGCATGTGAATGCATACGGTCCTGGTCTGAGTCATGGCATGGTCAACAAACCCGCCACCTTCACTATCGTCACAAAGGATGCTGGAGAAG GTGGTCTGTCTTTGGCAGTGGAAGGCCCTTCTAAAGCAGAGATCAGCTGTAAAGATAATAAAGATGGCACTTGCACTGTGTCCTACCTGCCAACGGCCCCAGGAGACTATAATATAATCGTCAAGTTTGATGACAAGCACATCGCTGGAAGCCCCTTTACAGCCAAGATCACAG GCGATGATTCCATGAGGACGTCTGAGCTGAACGTTGGCACATCCACAGACGTGTCACtgaagatcacagagacagacCTTAGCTCCCTGACCGCAAGCATCAGAGCCCCATCTGGCAACGAGGAGCCCTGCCTGCTGAAGAGACTGCCAAACCGACACATCG GAATATCCTTCACTCCTAAAGAGGTGGGTGAGCATGTGGTCAGCGTGAAGAAGAATGGAAAACACGTGACCAACAGCCCATTCAAGATCATGGTGGGCCAGTCTGAGATAGGAGACGCCAGTAAGGTGAAGGTGTTTGGGAAAGGACTGATTGAAGGACACACCTTTGAAGTGGCTGAGTTCATTGTGGACACCAGAACTGCAG GTTATGGAGGTCTCGGTCTGTCCATTGAGGGGCCCAGCAAAGTTGACATTAATTGTTCGGATGTGGAAGATGGAACCTGCAAAGTGACCTACTGCCCAACCGAACCCGGAACTTACATCATCAATATCAAATTTGCAGACCAACATGTGCCAG GAAGTCCATTTACAGTGAAGGTTCTGGGCGAAGGAAGAATGAAGGAGAGCATCACCAGAAAGAGGCAGGCACCCTCTATTGCCTCGGTGGGCAGCACTTGCGACCTCAACCTCAAGATTCCAG GTGAATCAGGTACACAGGAAATGACTGCACAGGTGACGAGTCCCAGCGGCAACACAGAGGACGCTGAGATCATAGAGGGAGAGGACAGCACCTATAGTGTGCGTTTTGTGCCTCAGGAGATGGGCCCCCACACTGTCAATGTCAAATACAGGGGACAGCATGTCCCCGGAAGCCCCTTCCAGTTCACTGTGGGGCCCTTGGGAGAGGGAGGGGCCCATAAGGTTCGGGCTGGTGGCACTGGTTTGGACAGAGGCGTGGCTGGAGTTCCAG cTGAGTTCAGTATCTGGACCCGTGAGGCCGGCGCTGGCGGTTTGTCCATAGCTGTTGAGGGGCCCAGCAAAGCCGAAATTTCTTTTGAGGACAGGAAGGATGGTTCCTGTGGGGTGGCCTATGTAGTGCAGGAACCTG ggGACTATGAAGTTTCAATCAAATTTAACGACGAGCATATCCCAGACAGCCCTTTTATCGTTCCTATTGCATCAGTGTCAGATGACGGCCGCCTGCTTACCGTCACCAGTCTGCAG gaGATGGGTCTGAAGGTGAATCAAGAAGCCTCGTTTGCCGTGCAGCTGAACGGAGCACGAGGGGCGATTGATGCTAAGGTTCACACACCATCTGGAGCAGTGGAGGAGTGTTACATCACCGAGCTAGACAATG ATAAACACGCCATACGGTTTATTCCACGGGAGAACGGCGTCCACTCCATCGATGTCCGTTTTAACGGGAGTCACATCCCTGGCAGTCCCTTCAAGATCCGTGTAGGGGAACCCGGCCAGGCAGGAGATCCAGGAATGGTGACGGCTTTTGGGGCCGGACTGGAGGGAGGAACTACAG GTGTACCTTCAGATTTCATTGTAAACACGTGTAACGCTGGCTCAGGAGCTCTGTCGGTCACCATCGACGGCCCATCGAAGGTGAAGATGGATTGTCAGGAGTGTCCAGAAGGATACAAGGTCACCTACACACCCATGGCTCCCGGTAGCTACCTCATCTCCATTAAATACGGAGGGCCGCAGCATATCGTGGGCAGCCCCTTCAAAGCCAAAGTCTCTG GTACACGTCTGTCTGGAGGACACTCTCTACACGAAACGTCATCGGTTCTGGTGGAAACGGTCATGAAATCGTCCTCAGTGGCCGGATCTTTCTCTACTCTGCCAAAGTTCTCGTCCGACGCCAGTAAGGTGATCTCCAGGGGGGCCGGACTCTCCAAAGCCTTCATTGGCCAGAAGAACACCTTCACAGTGGACTGCAGTAAAGCAG GGACAAATATGTTGATGGTAGGAGTGCACGGGCCAAAGACTCCCTGTGAGGAAGTGTACGTCAAACACATGGGCAACAGAATGTACAATGTCACATACACAGTGAAGGAGAAAGGCGACTACATCCTGATAGTCAAATGGGGTGAAGAAATGGTGCCCGGAAGCCCTTTCCACGTCACCGTGCCTTAA